cttccaaccaaaattgaaaatatttgccgaaattttgaaattagagacaagtgcattaaaaatcctaaaacttattatgaaagtgcaatggaatcctaaaattttcaaaaatacaattaaatcataaaacttgtcaacgGAATGACttgataaaataaattagataagttttaggatttaattgtactttttgaatattttagaacttaatagcaaattcgtgacaaattttagaatttaattgcattctttaaaagttttagaaattaatggcattttcgtaacaagtttcAAAACTTCTAATGCATACATCCCTCAAATTTATGTACAAAtcatatgaaaatataaattttgtgagAACATAAGTGTTTTGGATTTAAGGAGAATTAAAATGCGTAAGCGGTAAGATTTggaataagtaaaaaaaaaaaaagagtaaaggcTAATAAGGCATGCAAGATATGTGGTTTAATATACATGATGCAAGCACTAGCTACAAACCcttaattagataaatatgactaagctttttcttaaaaaagaaaagcaagaaagaaagagaaaataggcAGGGAAGCGTCGCGTTGTGGTACTAATGAAGTTGTCGTCTTGTATAGGAAACGTCATGCATGACCTTAATTAGGGATGCGCGTGACGAGGACCCCCCCAAAACAATAACCTCCTATTTGTCGACTGACTCTTGCAGGGATGGCTTACTAATAATCGTCGGACCCCTCAAAACTTTTGTCTCATCCCTTAGTTCAACCAGAGTGAGCAATGGAATCTACTGAGTTAATCGTTTTTGAGTTAatcgattttggagaaattGGTCCGATTTCTAGTTCCTAAAATTTGAAACCAGTTACGATCGATccgatttctaattttttgatgGACCATTGGGAATAGACcaataccttttcttttcttttaaacaatttttattattacaaaacatttcttaaaGTTGAGTTGTGTACTAACCATGAGCTTGTTCTCTCTTAGACATAGTATGAACAACGCATGGACTTGCACGCATGCTTCGTTATTCTAGGAGCTTTACTATTCAATGATGCAATTAAGAACTCTTGATCTCCCCGCTCTAATTCTAAGCTATCAATTAGTTATATTAGCAACATTCCTGTTGTAGTCTAAACTTTGTAACATATGAAGTCTTACaggaaattggaaaaagaaagaaataaagatatcaTTGTCAGCTTTTGAACCCACCCAAAAATCGACTTAgatcaatttgattttaagATTAAGTGGgtcaattttcaatttcacaaatttcgAATTGCTTATTCCATTAATAAATTCTAGAAAGTTATGCTATTATTCTATTTCTGGCAAATCACTAAATCGGGTTTCCTAATTTTTTGGATATTGTCGAATTTATCAACTGATTTGATTGAAACAATCGAGTCTTATTGTTCTGGTCGTTAATTGTCCCCTTTGCTGATGTGGCGGGAATGATAGAACGGGGAAGTGCTTAATAAATCCAACGCACTACACCGCGTCATTAAAGCCTCGGAAAAATAAATGTATTGGAGATTGAAATGCTTCTAGTCGACATGATTTGTGATGGAACAGGTTGAGACAATTCATAGGGCACGAGCAAATACAGAGAACCCTCATCCTTAGTTTTAACCCatgataattcaaatttaaaatgagCACTTTTTagattctatttattttatgaaaaataaaaaactttaaaatatttttaaaaataattatttgtactgtttgaaataataaattaatgaaatatttcttttatcaatgataatttatattttaatattttcataaataattaaaatgttcatCGAAATTATTCATTGTTCATATAATAAATGAAGCCCCGGGACTCGGTCAACAATACATGAGTCCATGCATGGTGCAAAAATCATTTGTTCATGTCGGCCGTCCTTGTCGTTTTGAGTTGGATACGATGAAAAGTTGCCACCAAGCATCGCATCACGTTCAATATATGATTTCTCCTTTACGTGGAAAGTGTGGTTCGGTCCAAGTGAAATGAACCGTGTGCttcaattcattttatttatttatttattttctttagacATTGTTCCaccttctttttccattttcttctcttctttttttttttaaagattttaatTACCCAACAAGAGACTGTCAATAATATTTGGTAAGCCAATCTTAAAAGCTGACTTACTATCTTTCTAGCATCTTAAATATGAGCAATCCCTTTGGAAGGATGTCCTTGATGATCCTCTGAAAAGCATATATTCCTAAGAATATCCATCCTAAAGCCTTTCAAATGAATGCGTGTGACGACAATTTATATATGAGTTACaataaatatacaaaatattTTACAACCGAAGATCTGTCTTTTGATAGACCATAGAACCATCCCTTCTTCAACTTCATTTAATCATCaacaatgaaaattaaaataatatttgttgTATGAAATATTGAAACAATGTTGCTATAATCTTACAGCAAACAAGTTCCCTACAGACTTTCATCAGGTATTAACAGGAGACGACAGGAGGTAACATGATGCTAAACACTAACTATACAGGCCTATCGAGATTGCGGCACTTCTGCCGCGTCGTCACCTGGCCAATTTAGAGCTGGTCAAATTGTTTTCACCGTGCTAGTGGATGCACAACGCTTTGCTTCTCTCTGGCAACAAGCAAAAATCCTAGGACTAACTCTAGTCTATAGCCCCACATGAGCAATCAGTCCATCTTGTCAATGCGTACCAACGCGAATGGAATGCTTCAGGCTCCTATAAAAGCAAATTCTACTTCTGCGTTACTGAACGGACTTGTTCAAAATGGTTTCTGCAAGTAGGCGGACATGTCCTGAAGAGTCGAGAACTGATCCGACTGGAGCTGTCCTTGCGGGAACGGATCGTCCAAGAAGTCATCCATGAAGTCGAGATTGTTCTCCCAATCCTCCCACTTCGCCTCGCTCTGCACTTCCTTCTCGCACGATGACAAGTTCGGGGACACCACGTGCTCCGAGCAGCAGCTAGAATCCGTGTGCAGCCTCGGCATCGACTCCGACGAGTCCATGTACATGTGATCTACAGTCATTTGTGGAGGTGTGTATGGGTTCAGCGCCGCCGGCATGACGATCTCTGGCTTGGTGTCCATTTCGGGGGACTCTGCCGTTTTGTTGAGCGCGGAGGGGAAATGCTTCTCTACGGTGCCCTTCTTGTTGTATATCCGGCAAAGAACCCAGTCATCAAGCTGCAAAAATAGCAAGGATCGACGTTAGTCATCGAGGTTCCTTTATGAACTCGTCCAATTAGACGTGCGGGGACACCGGAAACAGCGAGAAGAAGGGAAAGACGGTAATTACCCTTGAGTTCTTCTTCTTGCCAGCGGATCGATCGACGTTGGCGAGGCGGTACTCGTGCATGATCCAATTGGTCTTCACTCCTCTCGGAGCTTTCCCGGCGTAAAACACAAGCGCCTTTTTTATGCCAAGCGTCTTCGGGCGGCCGATCGGCTTGTCGGCTCCCGTCGCCTTCCAATACCCGGTTCCGGCTGCCCGGTTCGGCCGTGAGCCGTTGGGGTACTTGCGGTCCCTGGGAGAAAAGAAGTACCATTCTTTTTCGCCGTACAGAGCCATTTCTGCAATCCCAACCCAAACTCCATCAGAAATCAAGACCCTCAGCAGACAATCAAATCGTTTCGAATTCACCAGAGATCTTGAAGACTAATAAATCAGAGTCGAAACCATCATGCTTGATCCTTGACAATGAGAAATCAGATGAAGAAATCACCCCCTTTCTTGACCCACGTGTcaaaatgaaaagttcataCTGTCGACCATTGGACTAGAGAAATAGATTTCATATCACAGTGACAAATCCAGATAAAGAAcggatttttttaacaaaatcaccCAAAAGAGTGGCAAAACTCGTCGACCCATTTCCCAGAACAGCATGATTCACCAAAACCAACACAGGCAGAAGCAGAAATTGTTCCAAAACAGAGAGCCTGGAGAAGCAGAGGAAGGGTCTGAAAGTTACCAGGAAGGTCCCAAGGGTCGAACTTGTAGAGATCGATCTCGGCAATGATGGAGGCAGAAATGGGTTGCGAAGCGCACTTGCGAATCAAGTAATCGGTCACCAGCTCGTCGTCCGTGGGGTGGAACCTGAACCCCGCTGGTAACGCCAACTGcgccttcttcatcttctctctctctctctctctttctcttctcgaCCCTGTTCGCCTTCTTCGGCAACTCTTTGGTCCCtgcttcttctccctctccaaGCTCTGAACTCCTTCAACTCTCGAAGTCGAAACCACGCGGAAAAACCAGACGACCAGGggtgtgtatatatatgcagCCACGGACTCTGCTCTACCAATTGGGGTAATTCAGACACGTGAGGCGGACAGGTCGCATCTGGATCGAAATGGCGACAGCCTCAGCTCCTTTGGCAACAAGTGGTGAGGGGAGGCGAGATAGTCGAGTCGACTGGCCAATCCCGGGCCGACGCGTGCGGGGAGGGGGCTCGCCGGATTCGTCATTGCGTCCGTCAGCTAACTTGTCTCTACTCGCAGTATGGGTAGAAGGGGGAGTGGCAATAACGGTGATTAAAAATGATCTCTCGCGAGTCCTCGACCGTCGATCCTCCTATGCCCCTTTTGCCCCTTCATTGAGACAAGCCCTTGTTCTTTAGGCAAAAAGATCCGTGGGAGTGGCAAGTGAAAAGCATAGACAAACTCATCTTTTTgaacccacccaaaaaaaagaagaaaaaacaatggACTCATTCTGTCGACATCTTGTATTCTCATATTACATCCATACTAATCCATCCAAATCAAAAAATTTCGAATCACACTCGCCTGTATTGACTCATATCTCACAATTATGATATACATTTATACTCACTTTGCTTCTTTCTCATCTTACTTTAATTTCGGTTTTTGACCAATTACCGTATTCTCACATGGTCCTGCCAAATTAGCTACATGAGCATAGGTTACAAATCATCAACGCATATATGGCTATATGACCTACCCCATTAGATTGCAATCAAGTCAAAGAAGGTTGATTTATTTTAGTTTCCAGTGCGAATTGTCCGGGGTTGCATTGATGACTTTCTGCTGCTTTACTTCGaaggtcaaattgaaataaatctCGAGCCTATGAAAGCATCAAATCACTCGTGCAATTGAGCAACATAAATGGCATGATTATTGCACCCTTTGAGAGTGGTTCTTTAgtaaaaatccaatcaaatctcaaaagtcaacaaGTTACAAAAGCCAAATACAAATGAAGAGTCAAAACACTTTGATGCGGTCGAAGCCAATGGGAAAATCCACATTATATAATGTTGTCATCAAttaactttttcacattttaccaattaagtttCCTCGGTCAATTTTGGCGGAAATTCGTTGACGTGGACATGCAGTGCTGATGTAgcacttttttaataatattttaattatatttagaaTTGGACATCCTTTGCCGGCTCCCTctccaaaaagccaaaaaaaaaaaaaaaaaaagcaaaggaaaggaaagtaaaatgaaaaaaacaattaaaatttcaaaaatatatatatatcattaaatattatttaaaaagtgtcACGTCAGTAAATTCTTGTTAAAATTGGTCGGATAGAATTAATTGGTAAAGCGTGAAAAGAtttaaagtttagaattaaattgataaaagtgcaataaattttaagaaagatggacaattttcctatacagttttgagtaaaaatatacTTAGGTGATGTAGTGTAACTCACTTAGTTAGAAAATCGTTTGGAGGAGATTTGGCCCAATTAAGGGAGATTTCTTGGCTGTCTAGGTTCCATGCACATGCGACTGGGCCTAGtcaaaagtgacacttaacgAGGTGGAGAAGATAGTGGGGTTGCTTGCTTGGGGCTTACTCAATTATAATTAAGCATGCTTGgccagaaattttttttttagtcaagcGTAATTCATGGTGGCTTTTATATAATTAAGAAATGTACTATTTTATTATGTCAATCAATATTATATATATCCGATGTAGGGGAGTAGCTAAGTAAAGAAAGAGTGCTCAAGAAACTTCTCCATTGACCAGTTGTTCATCAATGCTTGAAAAACATGAAGGAAGAAGTCATTGTCCGATCAGGACAGGAGGTTCTTGCGAGTGACGCACCCCATGAGATAAGCATGCATGGGAATGTGCATAGGATAAACATTAGAGGAATCTACTTAGACCTTTCCCATATTATATTTGTGTGTTATATGGCGCCTGATATtatttaaagaaggaaaaggaaccGAACCCTCACTTCACCGGACGATGAAATCTCATTTTATATCTATACTTCGGGTACCACTCGATCATTTCTATTAATTTCAAACTCGCCAATGGCCATTTGTGATTATCATCTTGCGGACCAAAGTTATTCTTTAGTTCAGCATATTCAATTTCAAAAGTTGCATAGATTTGAAAACTAAAGTCATATTCAacccattattttttaattttattaaatcgTTAGGCTTCTAGAGATCTTTAAGCACCTGAATAGTTTTCACCATGACTATTCTTCAGCCCCCACACATTGAGTAATCATAAGAGACACATGTTTGTGCTGCTAAAAGTGGCTTAACGAGAATGCACTAATTTGATGATTCAAACCCAAATGTCAAACGACGACGACGAGTACACTTACCATTTAAGCAAAAATGGTGTATCCATCAAACCCCTTGAGATCTGCATACTTGATAGAGGGTGCCGGGCAATTTCCAACTTATGAACCctatttatatctcaccccttgcgtgcaaatttttttgatttaggTTATTTACATAGATTGAACAGCTTCGACTTAATTGGTACAAAGAGGTTGAAAGGTAGTCGATAAGTTTCTAGTTGGGTCTTTAATGTGTATCAAATTATTTGTCAAGTGATGAGCTTTGCCCGGAGTTGGATTCATTTCGCATGATTTGCTGAGCCATTTGGACCTTGACTCTGGAAAACATTCAATGTAGTGGCTTGACCCTCGTCATAATCATTGGAGGGTCCCATCACCGGGCCCAAATCGGCAAAggtaaataggaaaaaaaattaaaaataaaattgaaagggCTCGACTGACTTAAAAATTATAGCTGAATTAGGTGGATGAAACGAGTCGAATTCAATTAGTATATTGGGAATTCAAGATTTCTTATTCTGATATCAAGAAGGAATTAGTGAGAATACCACCAACTTTTGccccaaaagaataaaagaataataggcctgtttgttttttttttttttttggtaaagaactaAGCGAAACCATAAAATGGCGTGCCcttttcaaagaagaaaaagagacccAAGCCAAAAccaacagaaaaaagaaaatgttatttagatttctagaaaaaaaaaaccaaaatgaataaaaaaaaaaggttatatttctataaaaaaattatatatgaatcTACATATCGATGTTTGCATTATGTGAAAACGTTAATGctttggattaaaaaaataaaaataaaaataaaaaactacctTTGATCGTAAGATGTTGGTTAAGGTAAGAAGTAAGGGTCAACAAAAATATGTGGGTTCCACCGTGCGTCATTGTTCAAGGATGGGCCATGATCTACGGCAGATTAGGTAGCAACAACCCCCTTTGATTATAGATAAAAGGCCGTGACGAACtgaatatgaaattttgatacGAAGTGACGCATCGCATGACCTCAATTAGCCAATGACATAACGTGGACATGAAGATCATCGAATCAGTCGAATATTGGATGTGAATCTCCTTCCATGGCTACATTGATTAATCAATCAATTAGTCCTCGTATCTCCATTTCTATTAGGAAAAAACTGAcacaaataatttctaatacaatcattgagtttttaatttattcattgtaaTTCTTGAATAATCTAATTTATAATGcgatccctaaatttttaatccatttaatatgatctctaaacttttaatacatGTTCAGTTTAGAACCTGAACTATATAAAAACATTCAATGTAGTCTTTCAACTTTTGAAATATATTCAATTAAGTTtctgaactatatgaaaatgttcaatattatcctTGAACTTCaattaatgaaatgacaatatttaatatttcataCAGTTTACGGAATAAGTTGAACATGCAtaaaaagtttaaggatcatattgaataaattaagagTTCATGTACCACATTGCACACTAGGCTAAAATTAaaggatcacattaaacaaattcaaattcaaatgcCACAATGCATATTAGGTCAAAGTTTAggaattgtttattttattatccgCACTTATTACTTGCATGGATTGTTTCATATTCATGGGATCCCGACAAAATCTGTTTTAAGGCTTCGtatggtaatatttctattcctctattttttgttcttttgcttatcgagataaaaaaagaatataaatcagtttgataattttagttaatttttctattccataaaatagaaaagtggtcaAAGAATAGATCtataacaaaaacaagaagtagaaaaaaaaaagctttttcctaggaacaatttccagaaataagttatttttttcttatcttcttcttccttgccgcCTACTACCAGCCCCTACCGCTACCGACAAAACCGGTGGACGGCGGCGAgtgaccaaggaagaagaagagaggaaaaaaaaaaatctgaaaatctaaaaaaaattattaaaaatttaaagaaatgctatgttataaaaaaaaaaaaaaaacttgtgagTGGTATCAAACGCatccatgttctttttctatctcgagaatataaattttatataattgtcAAACACATTGTTTTATTCAGAAACTATTATAgaagtaaaaatagaaaaaaactattattgaaaagaaattattctcgagaactGAAATGTTAACAAACACAACTTAAGCATCCTTACCATATCTTGAATCACACTAACAACTTTTCATAATCAAAATTAGGTAAGCTTTTGTTCTGTTTCTCATGAAATAAGCGATTgggctttcaattttttttttcctctttctttttgttatgcTCGAAGCCTCTTGATTGACCTAATCCAACCAACTGTCCTCAGCGTTGATGTGGCACGGCAACAAGATGGGGAAATACTCCATGGAAACCAATACATAGAACCACATCAGTAAAGTCTCGAGAATAAAGAATTTTAGGGATCGAGATGCTTGCAGCCGATGCGATCCATTAGGGGGACAGATAGAGATGAATATGTACATCGCGAGTAAAAACTAGAGAATCCCTATCCTTATCGAGATGAATCTGTACCTCCCGAGTAAAAACTAAAGAATCATTATCCTTTCTATTGACCTTTCTTTGTCCGACTCATGAGTCCACGCACGGCGGAATATTCACTTGTTCGCGTCGGCCGTCGCCTGTTGTTTTTGTGCTGGACATGATGATGAAAGTGGGGTGGCGGTCCATGTAAAATTAACCACGTGCTTCAttcatttcatttaaattaaatttatttattttctcttcttcttttttcgtgtCTCGATTTGATCCACCCTCCCCCGAAGGTTCGCCCCCCAATTCCAATTTCGTAGGCCCGCCACCATGTTTGACCCCGATTCCCTAAAGAT
Above is a window of Eucalyptus grandis isolate ANBG69807.140 chromosome 9, ASM1654582v1, whole genome shotgun sequence DNA encoding:
- the LOC104418028 gene encoding NAC domain-containing protein 2 codes for the protein MKKAQLALPAGFRFHPTDDELVTDYLIRKCASQPISASIIAEIDLYKFDPWDLPEMALYGEKEWYFFSPRDRKYPNGSRPNRAAGTGYWKATGADKPIGRPKTLGIKKALVFYAGKAPRGVKTNWIMHEYRLANVDRSAGKKKNSRLDDWVLCRIYNKKGTVEKHFPSALNKTAESPEMDTKPEIVMPAALNPYTPPQMTVDHMYMDSSESMPRLHTDSSCCSEHVVSPNLSSCEKEVQSEAKWEDWENNLDFMDDFLDDPFPQGQLQSDQFSTLQDMSAYLQKPF